The sequence below is a genomic window from Dermacentor andersoni chromosome 6, qqDerAnde1_hic_scaffold, whole genome shotgun sequence.
TACTGGTTGCGTCCAGTCCGGCAGGCGCGTCAAAGTGGGAACCTCTCGTAGGAGCGCGGCGAAAGGTTCGTCCAACATGGCAGAAATAGGCCCTATGGGCGATGTGCCTGATGATGGGACGCCGGGAACGGATAGCTGGGTGACGGAGTCGATGAGACGGCGTCGTTGGATGTCCACAAGGAGTCCGTAGTTATGAAAGAAGTCTGCTCCAATGACTGCATGACGGACGTCTGCAACCAGGAAAATCCAGCGGAACGCTCGTCGAAGGCCAAGGTTTAGCATGACGGAGCGTGACGAGAAAACTGGAATCCTGGTGCCGTTGACGGCTTGCAAAAACGACACAGGAGTCGCTTTTCGGTCAGAGCGCTGGGCGGGGAGAATGCTTACGTCAGCACCTGTGTCGAGTAAGAATCGTTGTCCCGTAACTCTGTCCGTCACGTAGAAAAGGCGACTTGTGTGTTGGGCCGGCCCACTCGTCGCCGTTAGAGGTCGGCCGGCCTGTTTCCCTGCCAAGCGCAGGGACGCCGACAGTGACGAGCGTCGTTTCCAAAACGGCGGTGGTAGTAGCAAACGCCAGGCGCTGTAGTTGAGGTTTCATTTTGGGTGCCCGTGCGTCTTGATCTGCAGGAACTACGGCTGCGTGGGCGACGAGACGCGCGGCGATGTTCCGCTCCACAGATGATGCGTTCCAGGCGCTCACACAAGGAGTCGAGCGGAGATTGCACTGCGGAAGAGCAGGGAAGACTTTGCAGAGCGGTTGTATTGTCACCCGGAGACGGTGCCGTGGCTGCGATGGTTGGGGTGGCTACTTCCATGACTTTGTCGGCCAAAGCGGCAAgtccggtaaggtccatggtagaggctgtcgccaggaccatctgcacgttagccgggagtcgttgcaaaaaactggaggacgcttaagcttcgccttcaagagtggaacgcgatagcgttcccgtcgacccgccaagggatgtaagacaatgggctacggcgcagcgactacgcgccccgaatcggacgcggtgagcgtcgagaaacgcagcgttcggcgcggcaaggaaatgtgcgcctgagcaagcgacgcacgcctgagccttaaaaacagctcgtttctaaggcaacaccgcattcactacaggcgcgtttgtaccgctttgaagcatcgaactcgtggctcagtgtcATTCTGCTTCTGGACGCCGTGCAGTACGGACGCAGAATGGAGGGCTCCTCGAGAGCTGCGAAAGCGGCCGACGTTGGCCGTGGTACCCCGTGTTCTGCGTTGCCCAAGGATTACCGTGTCATCTTGCCTCCGTTACCAACAGGTGAAGGACAAAGGCGCGCAGTTGTATTCCACTGCGACGTCACTGGACGGCCTTATAGAATCGACGACTTCCGGAAGCCCTTGAAGGATGCTGGAGTAATTCAGCAAGTAGGTGGAATTGGCGCCTACCAAATGTCGCACGTGTGGCTGCTGAACATGAAGACAGATGAGGCAAAGCAGACGCTGCTAGACGCCGGACCACTACTGGTGAAGAACCGGCCATGCCTCGTCATTGATCCAGCGAGGCAAGAACTCAGGATTAAGCTACATTGGGTCGCGTTCGACGTCACCTCTGAGACCATTCGACGAGCCTTCCGAGAGTATGGCGAGATAAAGGAAGTCATCAGTGATCGGTGGAAGGCCGAGGACTTTGAGGGCGCCGAGTCAACGACTCGTCTGGTGCGTCTTCTGCTGCGTGATGGTGTCACACCAGACCGCATCCCACATCAGATGCGTCTTGGTAGCGGCACTGCGCTAGTGGTTGTGCCTGGACGTGCCCCGTTATGCCTTCGTTGTCACAACACTGGACACATACGACGTGAATGCCGAGTGCCCAGGTGTGCTGCCTGCCGAGCGTTCGGGCATGAGCAGGCTAATTGTACTCGCTCGTACGCCAGAGTTGCAAGCGTAGGCGGTGAAGCAGACCGGAGCGAGATGCTCATGGACGAAGAGGAAGCGGAGAGCGTGGCTGGGATGGTGGCGTCTATCAGCGACGCGGCCGCAGTGGCGGCGTCCACCAGCTCAGCAGGTTCGCAAGAGAACAAGGCTGCAGACGCTCGGGCAGCAGACGCCACTCTGGAAGACGCTTCGACAGGAAAGTACGAAGAAGGTTCGGCAGAGCGCCCTTCTGAAACCCACTCTTTAGGAAAGCAGCTGCCACTAAGTGCGTCCGGGAGTGGTGAGAAAACAGCTGAACTCAAGACCGCAGTAAGCGAGGTCGTTGCGACGCTCGAAGACAGTGATTCGACGGATGAGGCTGCGATGGACGCCGAGGCAACACCtacgaagcgccgtctcggcaaAGCAAGCACGGCTTCTCAAGACACCCGGCTACGAGCAACGGAGAGGCGTGGGACCGAGCCTGGAACCAAAAAGCCTCGGGTGGCCACCAGCCATCAGCGGTCGGCGTCGCTTACACGCGGCGGCGGCAAGTCGACGCCCTGAGCGTCGACTGGACTGTGTGTTGCTACAAGGCAAGGTCTGTGAGGGGAGCGCCGTAGGCTCGGTCTGGTGTCACTCGCCAATATGGAGTCCTTAGAGAGGTCGATAAATATTGCAACACTTAACGTCCGAGGGCTTAGTGCCAAGAGGCGGCAAAACCAACTTTACCGCCTCGTAACGGAGCACGATTTTGATATTGTAGCCATTCAGGAGACCAAAGTAGAGAGAGAGGATCAGACAGAGCGTATGGTGCGTCCTTTCACGAGACGCTATAACGTGTGTGTTGCCCATGCGGTGGGGAGGTCTTCGGGGTGCATTTTGTTAATTCGGCAGAGTCTTGGTGCTGTAGTGCAGTCGGTGACTACCTGTGAGTCTGGCCGTTTCATTGTATCTGACTTTTCCCTGTCAACAGAAAATTGGCGAGTAATTTGTCTTTATGCACCAACTCAGGCTCAAGAGCGAAAGCTTTTTTTTGAAGAAAtggagacgtacttgaaa
It includes:
- the LOC140218994 gene encoding uncharacterized protein, translated to MEGSSRAAKAADVGRGTPCSALPKDYRVILPPLPTGEGQRRAVVFHCDVTGRPYRIDDFRKPLKDAGVIQQVGGIGAYQMSHVWLLNMKTDEAKQTLLDAGPLLVKNRPCLVIDPARQELRIKLHWVAFDVTSETIRRAFREYGEIKEVISDRWKAEDFEGAESTTRLVRLLLRDGVTPDRIPHQMRLGSGTALVVVPGRAPLCLRCHNTGHIRRECRVPRCAACRAFGHEQANCTRSYARVASVGGEADRSEMLMDEEEAESVAGMVASISDAAAVAASTSSAGSQENKAADARAADATLEDASTGKYEEGSAERPSETHSLGKQLPLSASGSGEKTAELKTAVSEVVATLEDSDSTDEAAMDAEATPTKRRLGKASTASQDTRLRATERRGTEPGTKKPRVATSHQRSASLTRGGGKSTP